The Candidatus Hydrogenedentota bacterium genomic interval CGGGTGCGTCGCGCAGGCGCGGACGCTCAGGGCGCCGTGTTCTTTCAAGGCACGCGCCGCCTTCACCAGCGTGCCGGCCGTGTCGATCATGTCATCGTAGAGCACCGCGTGCTCATGTTCGATCTCGCCGATTATATTCATCACTTCCGAGACGTTTTCTTTGGGGCGCCGCTTGTCCACGATCACCAGACGCGCACCCAGGTCGTTTGCGAACAGCCGGGCCCGGGCCACGCTGCCGGTGTCCGGCGACACGACCACGATTTTCTCGCGGCTCGCCACCTCGCGCATATGCTTGACAAACACCACGTCCGCGCTCAGGTGGTCCACCGGTATGTCGAAGAACCCCTGAATCTGCCCGCAGTGCAGGTCCACCGTCAATGCCCGGTCCGCACCCGCGGCCGTCAGCAGATTAGCGACGAGTTTGGCCGTGATCGGCACACGCGGCTTGTCTTTCCGGTCTTGCCGGGCATAGCCGTAATAGGGCATCACCGCCGTGACCCGGTCCGCGGAGGCCCGTTTCGCGGCGTCGATCATAATCAACAATTCCATCAGATGATGGTTGACGGGCGGGCATGTGCTGTTGATGAGAAAGACGTCCCGGCCCCGGATGTTCTCGCCCATCTGGACCTTGATTTCACTATCGCTGAACTGGGAGATGTCGGCGTGCCCGGGCTCGATCTCCAGGTGAGCGCAAATGCCTCGAGTCAACGCCTGAGAGGCGCTGCCGCTAAATATCTTCATATCTCGCGAATGCCCCATGGGAACGACCCCTTCTATGGTGTCCAACAGCATACACACATCGGGTCAGGGAGAGAACTGGCAGGGGCGGCTGGATTCGAACCAACGCATGCCGGGACCAAAACCCGGTGCCTTACCACTTGGCGACGCCCCTAGCCGGCGTTTCGCCGCGGCCGGTTCCCGCCCTCGAGAATGGGGGGAGTATAGCAATCGTTACGCGCACAAGTCAATTTGCCCTGCACGCTTACGACACGCGGCACGGCGCCGGGCCACTACACGAGCGTAAGAAAAACGAGCACTGCCTGGAGGTAGAGCGCGCCGCCGATAAGGGCCGGAACACAGCACACAAGAATGACCGGGACGGCCACTCTCAGGCGGAAGCGGGTCAGGAGCAGATAGACGCCCAAGCCACCAAGAATCAGGCTGACTGCGGCGCAGACCGTCAGTCCCAGCAGCGAGACCGGCCATTCAGCAATCTCGGGCAGGAGACGCTGCCGGCCATAGGTAAGCGAGGCCAGGAAACGGACCAGCAGCACCGGCGCGGCCTGGAAAAGCAACGCGCAGATGGGAAACAGGAGAAGCAACAAACGTTTCATTCCGCGCGATCCTCCAAGTGCAACTGCGCACTGCCGCTGAGAGAGGCGGTCGATTCCTTGATAAGCCAGGCTGCATCCGACCTGCCGAGCGTGAACCACTCATACTGGCGGAAAGCCGTTGCGGCAAGAGCGTTGCTCGCGTCCGTGGCTTCCTGGAGCGTGCCGCCGCGCGTCCACCGCCGCAGGAAGAAATAATAAAACACGGACGACGAACTCACCCCCGGGTGGCCGACGTAGGCGTCCGCGCCCAACGCCAGCCACTGTGCGCCCTGTGGCAGGTTATGACAACCCGTGTTGTAGACGAGCCGGAGCCGCTGCCGCCGTTCCGCCGGCAGCGCGGCGACCCAATCGACGTATTCATTCGTGTGCGCGAGCAGATACAAATCAACCGACTCGTACTTCGCGAGCGCCTGGTCGAGGCAGGTCACAAACGCGTCGCGCAGATTCACTTTCTTCGCCTTGCCCCCCTTCGACTGCGTGAAGTACCACGCCGCGCCGTAATACCGGTTCAGATAGCCCCATGTGAAGATTTTAGAGCCCCACTCCTGAAACGGCGTCACGTGGTCGCGAATCGCCAGCGCCGCGCGGCGATCCCGCCCCGGCGGAACCGACGTGTCCCCGAAAATCCCATCGCCCAATACCGCAACGACCAGCACGTAGGCCAGGCACGGCATCGCCAAGGCAATCACGGCTGCGGCCGGCTTTCTCATATGGTCTTCAACGCTTTCATTTCCGGCGGTTCCCTCCGTCCAGCGCACAGTATCGCAGGCATGCTCCCGTTCCGCAAATCCTGCCAGCAGGAATGGGACCGCGGAGTCGGCTCGTCACAACAGGATGCCCGTCAGCGCCCAGACCGCCAGGATCGCCACGATACCCTGCACGAGCGTGCCCAAGGTCTGGAGCCGGTACCCTTGCGAAACGGAGAGGCCGGACAGTTGCGTCACGACCCAGAAGTAACTGTCATTCGCGTGGCTGACCACCATCGACCCCGCGCCGATCGCGATCACGGTCAGCGCCCGGCCCGCGGGCTCATCCAGGCCAAGCGGCTCAAGCAGCGGAGCGACAATACCCGCCGTGGTGATGATGGCCACGGTTGAAGAGCCTTGCGCCGTCTTCAGCGCGGCCGCCGCAAGGAAGGGGAGCCAGACTCCCAGTCTCGCCGCGCCGAGGTTTTCCTGCACCACCCCGGCAATACCACTGGCCTCCAGTATCTTCCCGAAGGACCCGCCTGCGCCTGTCACAATGATGATCACCGCAGCCGCCAGCACCGCGTCGCCCACCCAGCCGCGCATCGAGTACAGTTCCGCCTTGCGCCGCGGGGGCAGACTGCAGGCCAGCGACGCGCCCAGAAGCAATGCGACCACGGGATGCCCCGCGAACTGCAGCAACGCCGCACAGGCCTCCTCACCGAACGGATGGGACGGCAGGCGCGCAGCGGAATGCGTCACGATGAGCACCAGCGGCGCCACGATGGGCAGCGCCGCACGCAGCGCGGAAGGAGCGTCAGCGGGCACTTCCGGCCCGTCTTTCGCAATTTCGGCAGCCTCTCCCGGGACAACGCGGGGCGCGCACAGCACCGCGAACATCCACCCCGCAAGCATGACCGGCACGCTCACGGCCAGCCCCAGCAAGATTACGAGCCCGAGGTCCGCGTTGAGCATCCCTGCCGCCGCGACCGGCCCGGGCGTGGGCGGGACCATGGTGTGCGTTGCGTAGAGGCCAAAACTGAGCGCCATTGCGGCCGCGGCCGCCGACGCGCCGGTCTCCCGCGCCAGCGCCCGGCCCAACGGCGACAGAATGACGAATCCCGAATCGCAGAAGACCGGGATGCTGACGATGTAACCCATCACGCCCATCGTGAGCGGCACATTGCCGCGCCCGGTGACGCGGAGGATACGCTCCGCAAGGCGGTAGGCGCCGCCGGAACGCTCAAGGAACACGCCGATAATCGCGCCCGCGAGGATTACGATGCCAATCTTGGAAATCGTATCGCCAAAACCCTCGTTGATTGCGTCGATTACCTGCTGCAGCGAGAGGGCGCGGCAGAGGATGCCGTAGCCGAACGCAGCCGCCAGCAGCGCCAGGAAGGGATGCAATTTCAGCACAGTCGTGGCGGCGATGATGAATGCGACGGCGTACACGAGCAACACGATGAGTGCCATGAGACTTCCCCGCCCGGCGAAGCCGCCGGGAACACCACCTTCGCGCGCGCAGGAGACAGCGCAAGGGCCGTAAGCCCGGGCCGCGCCGGCCGCCCGCCAGGTTACTGCACGAGACTGGAGAGCTGCAGGATCGGCATGAACAGGGCAACCACGATGCCACCCACCACGATGCCCATCATCATGATCAGCAGGGGCTCGATGATGCTGGTCAGGCTGTCCACGGTCGCGCGCACTTCCGAATCATAGAAATCGCTGATTTTCATCAGCATCTGTTCGAGCGCGCCCGTCTTTTCCCCCACGGCGATCATGCGCGTGACCATGGCGGGAAACACTTCCGACCGCGCCAGCGGGTCCGCCAGCGTCTCACCGTTGCGCACGCTGTCGCCCGCCTCGTGCACGGCCCGCGCGTACACTTCATTGCCCGCGGTGCGCTCGACTATTTCGAGCGCCTGCAAGATGGGCACGCCACTGCGCGTCAGCGTGCTGAGCGTGCGCGTGACACGGCTGATCGACACCTTGCTCAACAGTTTGCCGAAAACGGGCAGCCGCAGTTTGAGCGTGTCGAGGTTGTACCGGCCGGACGCCGTCTTCGCGTACATGCGCAGGAAGACGACGGCGCCGGCGATCGCACCGATGATCACCACCCATGCATACCAGGTGCGCAGCATATTGCTGATGTTGATGAGAATCTGGGTCGGCGCGGGCAGTTCCCGCCCGAAGCTGGCGAAAATCTCCGCGAACTGCGGCACCACCCAGACGATGAGGCCCGTGGCTATGAGAATGATCATGCTGAACGCCACGATTGGGTACGTCATCGCGGACTTGATGCGCCGCTTCAGTTCCTCCGTCGCCTCCAGGTAGTCCGCCAACTGCAACAGCACGCCGTCCAAGTCGCCGCCCGCTTCGCCCGCGCGCACCATGCTGACGTACAGGTCGGGGAAAGCGCGCGGAAATTTGCGCAACGCGTCGCTGAACGTCTCGCCTGCCTCTACGTCTTGCGCCACGCTCGTGATCACGCCCGCGAAATTCACGTCGTCCGTCTGGTCCGCGAGAATGTCCAGCCCCTGCAACAGCGGCAGACCCGCGCTGACAATCGTCGACAACTGGCGCGTGAAAACGAGCAGGTCCGCCGTCTTCACCCGTTTGTTCAGCCGCGGCGCGCCGCCACCAAAGGAAAACAGGCCGCGCGATTCCGTCAGCGCATCCACTTGCAGGCCGCGGGATTGCAGCATCTGCATGGCGGTCTGCCGGTTCTCCGCCGTGACATTGCCGGATTGTTTCGCGCCGTTGGCGGCGCGGGCTGTGTACTTAAACGTAGGCATAAGCGAGGCTCTCCTGCTTCCACTACCCTTGCACAGTATAAGCAGAATGGCTGCTGATGACAAGCGACATCTACCCCATCCACCACCGCTTCTCCCTGTGCATCCCCTTGCTCAGGGAATGAGACGGCCCGCCGCGGCGCCCGCATGGCTGAGACGAACCGGCCCGTACGGCGCGACTGCCGACGGACCGGCGAGGGTTTGGCGTCAGGTCTGTGTTCTATGTTTGCGGGAACCGCCGCCCGGCAGACCGTCTCCTAACCGGGAAGAGCAAGCCGCATGCCGGATTAAGGCCTCGCAACAGCCGAAAAGACGGGGCCCGGCCCAGACCTGTGCCGGTTTTTTTCGCATTTCGACGGGAAGCCCTCGTCAGAACGGCTGTTTCTTGCCATATTGCGGCGGCGCAATCGCTTACGGTGCCTTATCGGGCGTCTCCGTGGCCTCCACTTCGCGTCGCAACTGGAAAAGTCCCAGCTGCTCGCGATACAGGCAGTAAAAACCCACCGCAAACACGGGAAACACATTCGTGAGGTGCGCGACGATGGCCATGGCGAGGCCCAGTCCCTTGGCCGTCTCGAGCGAGTGTTCAGCCGCGCGGCGCGGAATCTCGGCCAGGCACGCCGCAAGCGGGCCCGCGTGGGGCGTTGCGAAACCGGACACGACCTGGGCCGCGGCCTCGCCGAAGGCGTAGGTGGCTGGCACGGCCGGCATGAGCAACAACACGGGCACCGCGACCCCGAAGTGAAACTGCCCAACGAACCCGGGCGTGCCCGGCACGCTGATCGCCAGCGCCAGAAACGACAGGACAATGAACGGCGCGTACCACGGCAAGTGCAGGCCGAACGCAGTGGCGCACGCGAGGTAGGTCAGCACAAACACACCCCACGTCAGCAGCGAGAAGAACAGCGACTTTGCCATGTCGATGGCCGAGCGGAACACGTGCAGCCCGTCCGCGAAATGCTGCAGCATCTCGTGAACCCGCGCCGCAAGCGCGTGCGACACCGCCCCGAACACGGCATCGGAGATGCGCAGCACGAGCCGTTGCCGGACGTAGAGCACCACGAACGCGCCCACAATCAGCACGATGAACAAGGCCACGCGCAACGCGTACGTGCTGACCATGTCCGCCGGAATCACCCCCGCGTAGATCGAGGGCGGCAGCCGGATATCGTGGGCGGGGTGAAACGCAAACGCCGCAACCAGCACCACGGCCATGAGCCCGAACAGGTCCGTGACCCGGTCCAGCGCGACAAACGCCAGCGACCGGCTGAAGGGCAGATTCGCGAGCCGCGACAGCGCCAGCGCGCGGATGGCCTCTCCCGCGCGAGCGGGCAAGATGAAATTGCCCAGGAAACCGATCTGCGTGGCACTGAACATATGCCGGAATGACACCGGTTTCGCCGTGCGCACGATGTAACTCCACCGCCAGATGCGCGTCACGAACGTGACCAGCACGCCGACCACCGCGGCGCCGATCCACCACCAGTTCGCTTGCGCGATGGCGTGGCCTACCGCCGGCCAGTCCGTCCCGCGAAAGAGCCACCAGACCAGTGCCACGCCGATGCCCAACCCCAGGACAATCTGAACTTTCTTGCTTAGCATGCGATGCTTTCCCCGCCCACGACGCGCGGATTATAGCATGACGGGTCACGAAAAAGATGGAAATGGCCACAGCCGAATTACTGTGACAGGCCGGCGCGGGGTGCGGCCGTTCACATGTTGCGATACAGCTTCACGGTTTGCGCGCCAATCGGATTCACGCGGCTGGTCGTCATGCGCGCGCGTTTGACCTGAAGCAATTGCGCGACGGTGGGCGGCGGGGGCGGTTCTTCTTCCTCCTCCGTCTCTTCCGCGTGTTCATAGGCGACATCAGCGGCGGAACGCAGTTCGTACAGCGAGTCGAGGTGGCATTGCATGCAGAGGCGCGAACCCTCGACCGGCTTCCGGCGGTGGCAGGAGGAGCAGACCTGCGCCTGGTCCACATACCGCGACAGGACCGGCAACTCGCGCAGCACGCGACGCACCTCGTTTTGCGAAAGGCCCGTGTGCAGCGCGATGTCGATGGTGCTGCGCTTGTGGTCCCGTTCCACGGCGTCGCTCACGCGCTGCAGCGCATCGCCGCGCGCAAGCGCACACTCGCGGCAGTACGGCGACCCGCTCTCGACGGAGTAAAGCCGCCCGCAGTCCACGCACCGTCCTATCGAGGTTCCGTCAATCACTTTCGCAAATCCGGTCGACGACTTCGTCCACCCGCCTGCGCAGGTCGGCGAGCGACCCCGCGTTGTCAATCACCCAGTCCGCCGCCGCGAACTTCGTTTCGGGCGGCGCCTGCACCCGCAAGCGGCGGTCCGCGTCATCCCGGCGCATGCCGCGCCGGTCGACCAGCCGCCGCAGCCGCTCCTCACGCGGGCACGCAACTACAATCAACCCGTCGAGCCACGGTTCGCGCACCCCGTTCTCCGCGAGCAGCGCGGCGTCGATGACCACCGCCGGAGGCCCCGCTTCGGCCAAGGCCCGGCACCGCCGCGCGATTTCCCGCGCGATGGCCGGATGCACAATCGCGTTCAGACGCT includes:
- a CDS encoding dephospho-CoA kinase; amino-acid sequence: MGLTGGAGSGKSEAAKRFAERGIPVIDADKIGHEVIGPGGAAEQDVIAAFGEAVCVSGIINRDKLAAAVFGDAAALQRLNAIVHPAIAREIARRCRALAEAGPPAVVIDAALLAENGVREPWLDGLIVVACPREERLRRLVDRRGMRRDDADRRLRVQAPPETKFAAADWVIDNAGSLADLRRRVDEVVDRICESD
- a CDS encoding ribose-phosphate pyrophosphokinase, producing MGHSRDMKIFSGSASQALTRGICAHLEIEPGHADISQFSDSEIKVQMGENIRGRDVFLINSTCPPVNHHLMELLIMIDAAKRASADRVTAVMPYYGYARQDRKDKPRVPITAKLVANLLTAAGADRALTVDLHCGQIQGFFDIPVDHLSADVVFVKHMREVASREKIVVVSPDTGSVARARLFANDLGARLVIVDKRRPKENVSEVMNIIGEIEHEHAVLYDDMIDTAGTLVKAARALKEHGALSVRACATHPVFSGKALGTLKDSPIEELIITDSIPLSKEAHSTLNVRVLTLAPLIGEAIRRIHKDESVSSLFRH
- a CDS encoding GntP family permease; the encoded protein is MALIVLLVYAVAFIIAATTVLKLHPFLALLAAAFGYGILCRALSLQQVIDAINEGFGDTISKIGIVILAGAIIGVFLERSGGAYRLAERILRVTGRGNVPLTMGVMGYIVSIPVFCDSGFVILSPLGRALARETGASAAAAAMALSFGLYATHTMVPPTPGPVAAAGMLNADLGLVILLGLAVSVPVMLAGWMFAVLCAPRVVPGEAAEIAKDGPEVPADAPSALRAALPIVAPLVLIVTHSAARLPSHPFGEEACAALLQFAGHPVVALLLGASLACSLPPRRKAELYSMRGWVGDAVLAAAVIIIVTGAGGSFGKILEASGIAGVVQENLGAARLGVWLPFLAAAALKTAQGSSTVAIITTAGIVAPLLEPLGLDEPAGRALTVIAIGAGSMVVSHANDSYFWVVTQLSGLSVSQGYRLQTLGTLVQGIVAILAVWALTGILL
- a CDS encoding flippase-like domain-containing protein; its protein translation is MLSKKVQIVLGLGIGVALVWWLFRGTDWPAVGHAIAQANWWWIGAAVVGVLVTFVTRIWRWSYIVRTAKPVSFRHMFSATQIGFLGNFILPARAGEAIRALALSRLANLPFSRSLAFVALDRVTDLFGLMAVVLVAAFAFHPAHDIRLPPSIYAGVIPADMVSTYALRVALFIVLIVGAFVVLYVRQRLVLRISDAVFGAVSHALAARVHEMLQHFADGLHVFRSAIDMAKSLFFSLLTWGVFVLTYLACATAFGLHLPWYAPFIVLSFLALAISVPGTPGFVGQFHFGVAVPVLLLMPAVPATYAFGEAAAQVVSGFATPHAGPLAACLAEIPRRAAEHSLETAKGLGLAMAIVAHLTNVFPVFAVGFYCLYREQLGLFQLRREVEATETPDKAP
- a CDS encoding type II secretion system F family protein, with product MPTFKYTARAANGAKQSGNVTAENRQTAMQMLQSRGLQVDALTESRGLFSFGGGAPRLNKRVKTADLLVFTRQLSTIVSAGLPLLQGLDILADQTDDVNFAGVITSVAQDVEAGETFSDALRKFPRAFPDLYVSMVRAGEAGGDLDGVLLQLADYLEATEELKRRIKSAMTYPIVAFSMIILIATGLIVWVVPQFAEIFASFGRELPAPTQILINISNMLRTWYAWVVIIGAIAGAVVFLRMYAKTASGRYNLDTLKLRLPVFGKLLSKVSISRVTRTLSTLTRSGVPILQALEIVERTAGNEVYARAVHEAGDSVRNGETLADPLARSEVFPAMVTRMIAVGEKTGALEQMLMKISDFYDSEVRATVDSLTSIIEPLLIMMMGIVVGGIVVALFMPILQLSSLVQ